tatatatatatatatatatatatatatatatatatattacttaatagttaaatataaaggtatttttcaaattcatttttgtaagattttgagttccaaagttttttctctctccttttcccctccttcccaagatagcaagcagtcttatataggCTATACAAATACAAtcaatttccatattagtcatgttgtgaaagaaaaatcagaacaaaatgggaaaaccacaaaaaagaaaaaacaaactaaaaaaaaaaaaagatgaaaatagtatgcttcaatccacattcagtctccatatttccttttctggatacagattgtattttctatcccaagtctattagaactgtCTCAGATAACTGTATAGCTGAAAaaagctaagtttatcatagttgatcatcacataatcttgctgtttctgtgtacaatgttcaagGAAGATTTCTTTCAAGTAAGATGGGAGAAGTTTAGAGCAAAAAGGCTATTCCAGGCAAAAGGAAAAGCATGAACAacatacaaaggagaaaacacaGGGTGTGTTTGAGAGACAAGAAGTAGTTCAGTTTCCCTGGAGTATGTGGGAAAGTAGCATGAGATAAACCATCCAGGTGAAGTAGAATCATATTGTGAGGTGTTTGAGTGCCAGATTTTAAGTTAGGCTTTTGGGGGGAAGGTGATAGGGAACAATTGAAGGTTGGGTGGTGGTTATTGTTTAATCTATGCAGTGATAGTCAAAGCTGTGCATTAAGAAGAATCTATATCAAAGAAGTTGAAGCTAGATCTCTTAAGAAAGCATTCCTACCTTCTGTAAAGAGCTTCAAGAATGGCAGAATGTAACATTAGTCCAAGATGCTGCTGTGTTATAAAATGGAAACTTTCCAGCTAATTTAGTAAAAAACAGATTTCCCCAGACCACctgatttttccaattaaaaaagcTTGAGTTACTAGCAGGCTTCTCAAGCACTGTACTTTCTTAGTGGGACTAAGTTTCATTGCAAATACTACcatagtttttcttatatttgactCATAGGACAAAAATACAGCCTcatgcttttctttcttatttcacaGGTAAAAGTCAATATAATAGGAGAAGTAGTTGATCAGGGAAGTACAAATTTGAGAATCGACCATACTGGATTCAGTCCTCATGCTGCTATCTACTCCACACGCCCTGATGTTAAATGTGTGATACACATCCATACTCCTGCAACAGCAGCAGTAAGTTGCAGGGTGGGGAGTAGAGGGGTTCCTACAGTGACTTGaaggaaattaatttattaattccctGTGCTCTACATGCTTTTACTGTTCTGTATTATTACATTTTCACAGACATCCCTCTTTAAGTCATCAACAGTAAAAACCCTCTTTCCAGTGATTTCTTTTTGTGCCTAGAATGTAAAAGTAGGCTACTTTGGATCAGAGACTTCAGTTCTGCCATTTATAACAATTTGTGGGAAGAACAGTAGCATCaggaatatggatttttttttttttttaatttgagccATTTAATGAAAGTTAGTAatcttaaataggaaaaaaacattttatattctctataaaaacaaattagCACACCATTTAAATTGGTGGTGCCCTGCAGATTCCAAGATCTCATATCTAGTATTTTGCAGAAGATTGCAGGGAAAAGGAGTAGCCGAGTACTTCATCAGCTGTCTGAAGGGTATCTAGTCCCTGTAGAAGTTCACTACTGTTTGGGCTTCAACATCATGTTGATACAACTAAATAGGTATCCTCAATGAAGTGTGGGATCCTTCCAATCTCTCAAGAATCACTGATCCTGGGAGAAGTTGCATATTATGATTACCAAGGATCTCTGGATGAACAGGAAGAGAGAATTCAGCTACAGAAAGTTCTGGGACCAAGCTGTAAGGTATGTGACAAGTTTCTGGCTATTGTGACTATTTTTGTTGCTACTACTGTTGATTCAACAGTGAGAGCTATGGCTATTATTTCAAGTAGTTCTGGGGCTTCTATTTTAGGTGCTGGTACTAAGGAACCATGGTGTGGTAGCACTTGGAGAAACATTAGAGGAAgcctttcattatatttttaatgtgCAAATAGCCTGTGAGATACAGGTAAGGTATATGCTCTATTTTCATTAATGTCTAAAATTCTACTTGATCCAAGGTCTCTCAATAACAACACTTTTATTAATTAGGACCAATAGTTGGTTATCTATTGACCTGGAAATGGGGGTGACATTGCAAGTGACAGATAATCTAACTACATAATCTTTAGTGTCAGTCTTCCCCAGGCCACTTCCCAAAACTTTTTTGTCAAATCTTTAAATAGTAACTTTAATAGCAGATTCTTTTTACTTCTGTTCCTTTCTTAGGAAAAACAAGAACCACAACCTGATTCATTAGCTCTTAAAAAATTGTGTATTGATTGTAACTATTTTCATTAAAGCCAAAGGAATAAGGACAGAATTGATGAGTATTTGTGGACTTGCCTTTCCTGTTCTCAAGTCTTAGTatatcatatttttttgtttcctattcTTGAAAGTAGAGATATTATCTACTCCTCACAAGGTTGTGAGCACTTGGTAAATCTGAAAATActacataatttaatttttttattaaagcttatttaattattaaagctttttattaaagcttattattttcaaaacatacatatagataatttttcaacattaaccccgcaaaaccttgtgttccagttttcctttccctttctcccattccctcccctaggtggcaagtaatccaatatatgttaaaaatggtaaaaatgttaaatccaatatatgtatacatatttatacaattctcttgctgcataagaaaaataagatcaaaaagggaaaaaaacatgaaaaagaaaataaaatgaaagcaaataacaacaaaaagagagaaaatgctatattgtgatccacattcaattcccccattcctctctctgggtatagatggctctcttcatcacaggatcagaaattaagtttttaaattttcattattattgtaaTGAGTTTGACATTTTATACATGAGTTCTCCTATTATGTATCATGTAAGAAGCATCTAGTTTTGATttgatgagaatttttttaacaAGCTCTCTCAATTGAGCTTAAATTTTTTAATGTGCTTTTCTTTTGGTCTATAATATCTCTAGCTGTGaatttctacaaaaatatttccttttcctttgagttTAGCAGCCTGTCCCAGACTCACATAATTTTATTGATCAagaattttgttcttttatacAAATTATCGTCCCCTCATTGTCACTTCATCTGGCTGTAAATTTTTCCACTGTTTACAGGTCCGGGCATTAGCAGGAGCAGGAGGAGTAGACAATCTCCTCATACTAGACCTGCAGAAATACAAGGCTTTCACTCATTCTGTAGCAGCAACAGGAGGAGGAGGTGTGAACATGAGTTCCCAACAGAAGTGGAAAGTTGGGGAGATTGAGTTTGAAGGCCTAATGAGGACACTGGATAACCTGGTAGGTGGACAgtccaaggggcagctaggtggtgcagtggatagagcaccagccttgaattcaggaggaccctagttcaaatctggtctcaggcacttaacacttcctagctgtgtgaccctgggcaagtcacttaaccccagcctcagagaaaaaaaaaagaaaaaggtggaCAGTCCAAAATGACCATCAATTTTGTGTCAGCCCCAGAAGGATTCCCTGGATCTCTTTGGTGTGGGGGTATAGTATACTTTTGACCCCTTCtaagagaaaaattactttgaaaggctttttgatatatttctttttatgtaagCATGAAATAtagatgttatttttatctttgatttccTCTCTCTTACACAAGTGTCCTAGAACAGAATGCcttgaaatataagaaaaggaaccttaaaatcttaaagaatgtTTAGCAGTAAAACACTTTGAAATATCTATATCACATATGAGCATGTAgcaaaaatttttcaacatttcattattttgaaaGGGAAATCTGGTTTTTAGCCAGGAATTGTGCAAATAGCATTGGCTAAAACAAGGTTGGTCAGTAATGGTATTAACTGGAATGAATTTTGGCCAGAAAATTAAATTTGCCTAATTTAGTGCTAAGTAGAAAGGTTGGAGGAGTTTTATTTTGCTGGATGACCTTCTTTAAGAGTTTTTTGTTGAGAAGCAGTCTGGCTTATGAGGAGAGAGAGtttaacaacaaaacaaataacatttGGATTCACCTTTTTAAAGGTATTAATAGCAACATGCTCTATATGTTGAAATTAGAGTGTTGTGATTTTCCAAGTgctattttctccctcctttaggGGTACAGAACTGGCTATGCTTATAGACATCCTTTGATCCGAGAGAAACCCAGACACAAAAGTGATGTGGAGATTCCTGCAACTGTGACTGCCTTTTCTTTTGAAGATGACATGGTGCCCCTTTCACCTCTCAAATTCTTAGCACAGAGACAGCAACGTGAAAAGACAAGATGGTTGAACTCGCCAAATACTTATATGAGAGTGAATGTACCTGAAGAGTCTTGGAATGGGGAGACCAGTCCCAGAACAAAAATCACAGTATgccattattttatttcttttgcctgTCTTTCCTCACTATTCTCGAGTCACCTAGGCACTGAATAGCTTCATACTAGCAAATCAGTAGCAATATAATATAGTAGCACTTACTGCTATTGCAGTGAATCAGACCCTACTGAATTGTATTCACAGAGATTAGCAAAACTTAATTCAAATAATGCCTGAGAGAATTGGGGGAAATTTCTCAAAGCAGTTATTATGCCCAAGGGGACACTTAAAATATGTTATATGGCACTAGAGAACAAGTTAATCCATCTTCCTCATCAAAGGTTCTActtcagactttttttcttttaattttcttttcccatgatATTTTACATGAAAACTCTTGAGAATCTAAAAATTTTCAGCTCCATTGTGTAAATTAAGAATATTAAAGTGCTGAAATTCCTAATATTCACTTAAAATCTCAGGACTGTAACTATTTCTTGCTTTATCTATTAGATTGTCTATCAGCTTCTAAAGCTGTAGGTGGTGAGATAAGCCTTCTAGTCAGCTTCTACTTTTGTGAATTTCTCTTGTTAATCTTATTGGCAATTGGTGTTATAGCAGGGATCACTGTCACCAAAAATCTTTAAACTTAATCATGGTCACCTTCCTTTAAGGATCAGGATGAGGAGCTCCTAAGagtgcttccttttccaaaatgGTGATTCAATTGCATAACCTTGTTTTTCTATCAGCTATTTATGGAAAGTAGAGGTACAGAAATCACATACATTGAACTTCATGAAGTTGTTCCCTGTCCCTGAACCATAGATGAAACACCCATTTCAGAATTTCTGAAAACCAGAAGGCAGTGCTGACTGTCTCCTGCATTTTTACTTTAGGTGAAGTATTTGCAGAAAGTTTGTTACCCTGAGGAGAAAGTGAAATTTGAATCTGTAATTcaatgtgcatatatttattaatgaaGAGATATATATTGTAGGACATTGGTAAAACTGATAGATGTTACAAGATTGACTAGCTTAATATTATTGGTGAAATTCTTTACAAGACTAGTGCTTTGTATCATCTTACTCACAGTGTTTTTAGTTGTGACTTCTTTGCTATTCAATACATTTTTACCCTTTCTTAAAGTGGATGAAGGCAGAAGATTCCGCTAAAGTTAGTGGTGGAACACCCATCAAAATTGAAGATCCAAACCAATTTGTTCCTCTGAATACAAACCCAAGTGAGGtcctggaaaagagaaataaggtaataattattattgaattGTCAACAGATTAGTTTGCATTCTACATATGCTGCTAAATATTTTCACAGTTCAATAAATCTTAATGGAACACTAAAATCATGTgcaaattccaaaatgaaatggggagggggaaaagaaaggaatgaggcCTAGAAAAGGCTATCTAtagtatttgaattgaattcagcaTTTCAAATTGGGAGATTTACCATCTACCTTGTGCCCAGATCTGTGCTGCTTTACTGGAATGTATAAAGCAAGGTCTTAACTTTCAAGGAACTGTTATTATCTATTTGCAAAACAACGCAAACATGCAAAGCATTTAATCATACACCCCCTTGTGGTGGACTCGAGTGACAAATCAAGTAGGGCAAATCTTAAGTGCTCTTGGCAATCAATGAGGCTTCAGGAAGAAGGCTAAAGTTATGAAGGGGTAATAAAGAAATTCTTAGTTCTTAATATGTATTTACTCTCTGTCAAATTTAGCTAACTGGTTGGCTAAGACAAAAGTAAAAGGCATCTATGTAGTTGATGACaaagactttgtttttcttgtgttttcaTTGTAGATTCGGGAACAAAATAGGTATGACTTGAAGACTGCAGGACCACAATCTCAGCTGCTTGCTGGCATTGTTGTTGATAAGCCTTCTTCAGTAAGTCAACAGAACCAAATGATTTCACTTAAGCTAACACATTAATTGGTATTAATTGGTAACTCTAGAAGAAATATCTTAAGGCAATcttcataataaatatatacaaattcttTGGGTATATAgtttactttttatctttttactcATAGTTactattttgtaaaagaaaaataatttgtttaatttattagTATATTTCCTAATTAATAATATCTACCAGAACTTGGCTCGGTTTATGAATCTATTTTCTAAAATTGACCTACCAGGACATTTATTGGGATGAATGGAAAATTGTAAAATTCTGTCAGCTATTATAATATTTCAGATTTTGTTAATGGAATGATGCTTTAGTTTCCCCTGAGCTTTAAGGCATCACAAAACTATTCTATTATTATTGATAGCCTGCTGGTGGGACACTGTCTATCTCAAGTCTCTaccctctccaatccattctccattcaaccACTAAAGTGGTTTTCTTAAAGTCCTagtcaatttctctttctctctatctttgtctttctctctctctcatttagtCATTCACTTATACACATACGTACACCTTCAAAAAAATTCCTGGGGTCAGTGATTCCAAACCATTTGTCTCTAAgaccaaatacaaaattctttgaCATTCAAAGACCTTCTTAGCCTagtcccctcctacttttcagtCTGCTTAAACCTCACTCTCTGACTTTTcagtccagggtcacaaaacccCATATCTCATTTCTAGGCATTTTTGCTGACCTCCCCAACTCACAGCCTCAAATGCTTCCCACTAACTTCTCCAGACTTCTTTTCAATTCCAACTAAAACCCCATCTTTTACTGGAATGTTTCCTCAGtacttacccccccccccaattctagtgccttccctttgctaattatttcctatgtatCCTGAAAATAACTTGATTTGTATATACATGAGGACTCCCACTTTAGATTTTcatctctttgagggcaaggaatgtctttctcctctttttgtattctgtGCCTGGAACAAAGgagactcttaataaatgttgtttgatGATTACACTTTaggaatattttcttctcttctagaCCATGAATTTTGAAGAAGATGAACATGCTCCACCAGCTCCACCTAACCCCTTCAGTGATCTGACAGAACGGGAACTTGAAGAGTATAAGAAGACAATCGAACGCAAACAGCAAGGTCTGGAAGGTCAGTGGCTTAATTGTAAATTAGGCCTGGGCAGCCAAACTCTGAATTCCTCATGATCTTTGCAAGATCCAAGAGTCATGAATAGAAGGCAGAAGAAagtatttagattaaaaaaaaaaaactctctctcctttcctggtcttcttccttttttctacttaTTACTAATGCATCAATGGAAAAGAGCAATACAAATAGTTACCACAGACTGTGCCTTCTAGATGTCCTAAGTATACTTGCAGATTGCAACTTTGGAATGTtagtgagttttgttttgtttaaggcAAGGTGTGCTGAGAAGGCAGTGTACTATAGTTGGAAGTGGAATCACatggcctggattcaaatcttggcttttaCCATTCAGTATTTGTGTTTCTTTGGACAAATCACATTACCTCCCTGTACTTCTtctgtttcctcaaatgtaaagtgAAAGGCTTAAGCTGGATGACctataaggtcccttctaattctctAACTATGATTTGCTATCATAGAAACTAAAATTAAACTGAATAGGTGTATACTAAGgctaaaatgaaggtaataacaCCTTTCCTTCAAATTTATGGTTCATTCTTTTAAGATATATGCCTTTCCTTGATTCTGTTTGGTGTGTGATTATATAGtataataactgaaaaaaaaaaaaaaaaatcaatggcaaAAGCCAAACTCTAAAAATACTGAGGTATTTGAAGACAGTCCTCAGTGGAACTCGGCAGCAAATCCTAGCAAAGGACCAGAACGCCAACTGAGGATCCTGGCTGCACAATTCTGCTTTGGGATGAGATCttgaaaatatattaacaaaagCATCTCAGCCAGTTCTTTTTTCTAAAGAGACTCTATTAGCACGCACAATGGCTCTCACTACTCACATCATTgcttagggggggaaaaaagataattatttttattcctcaCCCAGAAGCCCTATAGGAGGAATTAAGGATATTTGGTGTTCTGGAAAAGAAGTTTTTGTCAGTAGATCATTAAGGAAGAAAACCATCTTGACTCATtaactattctaaggaatattttTGAAGTTGCTATATTAACATAAAGTTGGCAGCTATTTCTGGTTCctacatttataaaatgtctctctttaatttcttatttttgaaagCCTAAAGATACCAGGTaacaaataattacattttagagaCTTAACTGTACTGTATGTACCTTTAAAGCTTGTCCACTTTCATCATAATATTCTGTAATAGCTCACTAATATTTCTATGGCAGGAATTAGCATTAGATATTGTTCAACCAGACACAAGACATTGTCCTGCACTAATAACACAATGAGCAATGTTTCATAACTGTTTAAGGTcacaaaatgcattttttaatttctagatAATATTATAGCTAAGAGTTATACATGTAGGCTGCTTGCTTGGGTGGCCAACAGCTCTATATTGAAccttacttcctttttaatcctgGGTTTAAACTCGCTAATTTATTAGTGCTTCCCATTACCAGCCAAAACTTTAACACATTAACCTCCCAAAATGAATACTAACTAATCTTATGATAAGTTTTAGCATAACAAATTCATTGATAAAGGTTGAATTGCTTTGCCCTAAATAGACCCTGTAATGTACGCACTAACTTGAACTGAAATCTCAATCTTTTGTTTTGCATGGCTTTTAACTAAACTCTTATCCTACAGATGCTGAGCAGGAAATAGTCTCAGATGACGGTTCATCTGTCTCACAAATTCAATCTCAAACTCAGTCACCGCAAAATGTCCCTGAAAAATTAGAAGGTATTCAATGTAGTTTCCCATAATCATCCCCAAGATGGTCTTAGAGCTTGCCTCTTTATCATTTGTGTTATTGCATGTAAAGAAATTAAATCCTAAGTGATACTAAGCTTGCTTTAGAAGTTATTGAACTCTCCATTGAGTGAGATTTCTTCATAAAAGAAACTAATGAGTTTATTCAGTTTatgaaaagaatgataattttaaaaacaaatcatatACTGAACTTTCAGCTATAAGCAGTTATTAAGTTCTCTGAGGGATTGTTTTCCCTCTTGTCTTTGTATGCCCAACTCAAGGATATTGCCTTAGTAATATACAAGATAATATAGCAATACTTTAGTACATAGTAGACATTTCATAAGTGTTTATTGGATTGAATAGTATCAAGTATCAAGAAGCATATAATTGTTCTGAGATTGATGTTGGATTGTCTCCAAAAACCAATGTGAAAGTGTTTTGCGGCCTCATGTAATTGTAATATGAATTACTCAGAAACTGGCATTTAATGAAACTTGAGAAACTATATtccattaaagttttttttctccagtgtggttaaaaaaaaaaattgttgcacattgtttttcataaaattcaAATGTTTGAACCAAGATATTAAGCTTAGAAAGTAATAATAAAACTTCCCTTTTATAGAAAACCACGAGATATTTTCCAAGAGCATCATCTCCATGGAAGTGCCCGTTGTGGTAGTGAATGGCAAAGATGATATGCATGATGTTGAGGATGATCTTGCCAAGCGTGTGAGTCGATTAACTACAAGCACAACTCTAGAGAGTGTTGAAATTACCATTAGGCCTtctgaaaaaattgaagaagtcCTGTCCCCTGAAGGTTCCCCTTCAAAATCACCAtcgaagaaaaagaagaaattccgCACTCCATCTTTtctgaaaaagaacaagaaaaaggagaaagttgaAGCCTAAGTACCTTCTTTTTATTATAATGTGACATTGCACATTTAAAAGCCACATTTAAGTCAACCATTAATATACATTAGTAGATCAGAGTTAGGGATTGACAGCAAACTGGACTTTAAaaactgaactggaaaagaattggattaaaaagaaaagatgtaaaATCTGAATTCATCTCTCACTTTTTAGGTCCAAAAGTTGCTCTGAGTTTTCAAACATTTTGCAGTTTAAATGAGATCTGCTGTAGCAGGTATTCTTGCAGTGCCCCATAGTCTGAGGTCTTCCGAAGTGCTTCAGGCCTTCCTTCACCTTCGTCTTCGTGTCTGTCTGGGAACATTACCAGTGAGGGAGCAAgagaagttttttatttttcaactgcTGTGCCTCACTTGGTAATaagattatacttttttattatttttgaccacatctcttctgtttctatatcCACTGTTTCAGTGGATGGACAGTAACAgaatatataaatctttttagACTAGATCCTACAGAACAGGTATACACTGGCacctaatagaaaaaaaaaaaaaaaaaaactttaagcaaATGTTGGTTTGGAATCTTTTGCATTGTGTAAAATGGCCTCATCTGAAGTAATTTTGTTtgccaaatatttcattttagtgaaatataatttttgaaaacttccttttttattagtTAGAAAACCCCTTATTTTTCAATAAAGGGGATTTTGTACACATAACATGGATAACTTAGTTTAACTCTggcaaaacaaatttttgta
The DNA window shown above is from Sminthopsis crassicaudata isolate SCR6 chromosome 2, ASM4859323v1, whole genome shotgun sequence and carries:
- the ADD3 gene encoding gamma-adducin isoform X2; this encodes MSSDANPGVITTPPPPSMPHKERYFDRINENDPEYIRERNMSPDLRQDFNMMEQRKRVTQILQSPAFREDLECLIQEQMKKGHNPTGLLALQQIADYVMASSFSGFASTPLSLGMVTPINDLPGADTTSYVKGEKLTRCKLASLYRLADLFGWAHLANSYITVRISKEQDHIIIIPRGLSFSEATASNLVKVNIIGEVVDQGSTNLRIDHTGFSPHAAIYSTRPDVKCVIHIHTPATAAVSSMKCGILPISQESLILGEVAYYDYQGSLDEQEERIQLQKVLGPSCKVLVLRNHGVVALGETLEEAFHYIFNVQIACEIQVRALAGAGGVDNLLILDLQKYKAFTHSVAATGGGGVNMSSQQKWKVGEIEFEGLMRTLDNLGYRTGYAYRHPLIREKPRHKSDVEIPATVTAFSFEDDMVPLSPLKFLAQRQQREKTRWLNSPNTYMRVNVPEESWNGETSPRTKITWMKAEDSAKVSGGTPIKIEDPNQFVPLNTNPSEVLEKRNKIREQNRYDLKTAGPQSQLLAGIVVDKPSSTMNFEEDEHAPPAPPNPFSDLTERELEEYKKTIERKQQGLEENHEIFSKSIISMEVPVVVVNGKDDMHDVEDDLAKRVSRLTTSTTLESVEITIRPSEKIEEVLSPEGSPSKSPSKKKKKFRTPSFLKKNKKKEKVEA
- the ADD3 gene encoding gamma-adducin isoform X1, whose product is MSSDANPGVITTPPPPSMPHKERYFDRINENDPEYIRERNMSPDLRQDFNMMEQRKRVTQILQSPAFREDLECLIQEQMKKGHNPTGLLALQQIADYVMASSFSGFASTPLSLGMVTPINDLPGADTTSYVKGEKLTRCKLASLYRLADLFGWAHLANSYITVRISKEQDHIIIIPRGLSFSEATASNLVKVNIIGEVVDQGSTNLRIDHTGFSPHAAIYSTRPDVKCVIHIHTPATAAVSSMKCGILPISQESLILGEVAYYDYQGSLDEQEERIQLQKVLGPSCKVLVLRNHGVVALGETLEEAFHYIFNVQIACEIQVRALAGAGGVDNLLILDLQKYKAFTHSVAATGGGGVNMSSQQKWKVGEIEFEGLMRTLDNLGYRTGYAYRHPLIREKPRHKSDVEIPATVTAFSFEDDMVPLSPLKFLAQRQQREKTRWLNSPNTYMRVNVPEESWNGETSPRTKITWMKAEDSAKVSGGTPIKIEDPNQFVPLNTNPSEVLEKRNKIREQNRYDLKTAGPQSQLLAGIVVDKPSSTMNFEEDEHAPPAPPNPFSDLTERELEEYKKTIERKQQGLEDAEQEIVSDDGSSVSQIQSQTQSPQNVPEKLEENHEIFSKSIISMEVPVVVVNGKDDMHDVEDDLAKRVSRLTTSTTLESVEITIRPSEKIEEVLSPEGSPSKSPSKKKKKFRTPSFLKKNKKKEKVEA